TATGAGGTAGTGGACTTCCCGGCGAGAGACATAATTTCGCTGAAATATTATGCGACGTTTGAAGACGAAGAGCGTCAGGCGATTGAACAAGCCGCAAAAATACAAGTTGCCGCGAAAGATGTCAATGTCGCCGCTTTGGGGTCTTTGATATATCTTACCTTCGATCATTTTGACAGTGAAAATTGTGTGTTTGATAATAAACGTCATTTAATGAAAGCCGCGATGCCCGTCGTCAGCACTGATAAACAATGCGCGTACTACGACAGGATCGAACGTTTTAAAGGAGTATCCACGCTTCATTTCGGGGATTTCCCCGTATCGCTGAAGGAAACCTATATAGGGCTTCTTAAGTGGGCTAAGGAGAAAGGTTATAAGCTTGCCAACAATTCCGTGGAGGAATGGCTTATAGGATCTACGATCACGAACAATCAAAACTATTGGCTGCTGCGCGTCATCATCCCTTTCGCAGAACAATAAACTGAACTTGGACTATGGGGACAGGTTTAAATTCCTATCAATCAGGATATTTTCGACTTTCAATATGAAGAAAACAAGATAAAATCTGTCAACTCTAATCAGAAAATTATATATATATTTCCCCCTTGACTTATTCATAATGGACACCTTTATACTTCATCATACTAAGATAAATATTTAAAAACATGTTTCCAAATTAAATATATATGTATCCATGGAGGTGAGTTATCGGCGTCTGCGGATGTCTCTGTGTTTAAATTCGGAAAGTAATTTTTATGGAGGTGTTGTTTATGGATTTGCTGCAAAAGTATTCTTTAGCGGGAAAGGTCGCGGTAGTTACAGGATCGGCTCAGGGACTTGGCAAAGGATACGCCGTCGGCCTGGCGGAAGCGGGGGCACTTGTCGTTTGCGCTGATCTTAACTTTGGAGGCGTGGAGAAAACCGCGGACGAGATAAGGGGCCGCGGCTGGTCCGCTGAAGCGGTGAGGCTCAACGTAACTAATCCAG
The window above is part of the Cloacibacillus evryensis DSM 19522 genome. Proteins encoded here:
- a CDS encoding MerR family transcriptional regulator, with protein sequence MTKIYSTNEICKLCDISRKQLRYYEERGMLAGVLRNENNNYRFYTIEHIKQIIAAKELKNIRLSLDEIRELFFEHSISGVQLTIEKKIQSAKEDVEQSLLRYEQTMVVYARLMEAVAIFKNHLSNKNHREELSYEVVDFPARDIISLKYYATFEDEERQAIEQAAKIQVAAKDVNVAALGSLIYLTFDHFDSENCVFDNKRHLMKAAMPVVSTDKQCAYYDRIERFKGVSTLHFGDFPVSLKETYIGLLKWAKEKGYKLANNSVEEWLIGSTITNNQNYWLLRVIIPFAEQ